The genomic interval CTCGGGATCAGTTCCTTGCAGCTTCAGGCGTCCAACCCGGATGCTGCTGCCGGTTGGCCTGGCCGCTTTGGCAGATGCATATCGGCCGGAAAACCCGTCCTGGAGAAGGTCCATTCCCTGCACGGTGCGAGCGATATCCTTTCCCATTGGGCCGACCGTATCCAGGTGTTTGGGCTCCACCGGATAGATGCCCTTGATTGAAATCAGACCGAACGTCGTTTTCAGACCGACGACGCCGCAGCAAGCGGCCGGGACCCGGATCGATCCTGCGGTATCGGTCCCGAAGGCTACGTCAGCCTCCCCGTTCGCCACTGCGACAGCACTTCCCGACGAGGATCCACCGGGAATCAGGATCCGCCTCATCGGATTCCTGGGGGTCCCGTAATATTCATTCATGCCGGAAGGCGCTACCGCGAATTCGGTCATGTTCGTCTTCCCAACAATCTGAACATTGCGCCGGTGTGCGATGGCCAGGCAGGCCGCATCCGCTTTCGCGGGCGCGTGGGTTGAAGCAAAAAAATTCGAGCCGGCAGTCGTCACGACTCCCTGCATGTCGATGTTGTCCTTGATCGCCAGCCGCAGACGTTTGTCATTCGCATCGGCCGGGAACCGCTTGATAAAGGCGCGATCGCCAGGGAGGTGGTGGGTAAACAGCGGCACCGCCGAACATCCGCTCAGCCAGCTCGCCAGGAAGACCGCGGTAATTCTAAGAAAAGGACTGAATTCTCGGACCATGATGCGCGCACTAAACAGCACGCCGTTCGGGCGCGCCACAACGGATTCGGAGCGCTAGCCAACAACGGCCGCCAGCCACGGCGCTATTGGTGATAGGCGCTGGCGATTTTGCCCGGATTATACGGCACCTGGCCCACGGCGGGCGCATAAACAAAGACCTTCCGGTCCTTCTTTTCGTCGACCGGCTCGAGAAGCAGGCCCTTGTAGCGGGGCTTCGTGCTGTATTCGATCAGGACGCGAGCAGTCCCATTGAATCCCCACATCTTGAGACCAGTTCCCAAAAAACCGCCCTTTGGAAAAATCTCGTCCAAACCGGCCATGGCGTGAAAGCAACTGATGGCGACTTTATCTTTTTGATACATCCGATCGTCAGCGCGGTATTGGATGGTTCCGCTTTCGAGCAACTCCTTGCGTTTAACCCCCAGATCGAAACCCGGCTTCCGAATTTCGTACGGGCCCCACATCGCGACCGCATTCTTCGCGCCCACCGCGAGTTTGATCGTGTCTTCGAGATTAAAGTTTCGGCCCTCCGAGATCGGACATTGATTTTTCGAGGCGAACAACCGGGCGCCCGGACCTTTAAAGACGCATAGGTTGGGATTCTCGAGAAAATCAGCCGGGAGCCAGCTGATGGTGAAGGCCTCAAATTCGCGATTCTTGTATTTTCCCTGAACCAGGCCCTCGGTTTCCTTGGGTTGTTTGTCGTCCGCGAACACTCGAATGACGGTGATGAAGGAATGCGAGAATTCGGGGTGATTTCCGTCGTCCTGGTAGGCGAACGGAATCATGAAATAGCGCTCGCTCGTCAGCGTGCCTTCGCCGAGCCGCGGAGCGATTGTGCCCTTGATTCGATCTACGATCTGCTTGTAGAGCGGCACATCGTAGCGCGAAAAATCGACATCGCGTTGGGCGAAGGCGAACCGCGGTATCAGGACAAGCCCAAGAAAAAGGATGATTCTAAAGTGCACGCCGTCGAAATTACCAAGCAAACAATTTGATTGGAAGAGCTTACTTAAACGACCGGTAAAATTATTGACGTTCCAGACGCCCGCCCCCATCCTCTTTTTCCTTTATGCCGGTCGAAGCTGTTTCGCGTCACGAGGAGGATCTCGCTTTTGTCCAGCGCGTCCTGGCGATTGACGCTTCCGCGGCCGCGGAGTTGCGC from Chthoniobacterales bacterium carries:
- a CDS encoding amidase, producing the protein MARPNGVLFSARIMVREFSPFLRITAVFLASWLSGCSAVPLFTHHLPGDRAFIKRFPADANDKRLRLAIKDNIDMQGVVTTAGSNFFASTHAPAKADAACLAIAHRRNVQIVGKTNMTEFAVAPSGMNEYYGTPRNPMRRILIPGGSSSGSAVAVANGEADVAFGTDTAGSIRVPAACCGVVGLKTTFGLISIKGIYPVEPKHLDTVGPMGKDIARTVQGMDLLQDGFSGRYASAKAARPTGSSIRVGRLKLQGTDPEIDKAIDEALAKAGFQIVQLDDQFRQKWDAAKADGNTVAAGGAGSTNAGLLLAPGVSARTKNIITAGQLTNTSAALRRRSAWQQTLDNVFQKVDIVALPTLQKAPPLLPLLNLGIGVLDARVLQLQNTVAVNFAGNPALAMPIPATHRFRVPLTSLQLVGPRLSEAQLLNAGRIVEEAVNGREAVIGSRGTGESTAVKNAPPGTTKKNPRG